One genomic segment of Bdellovibrionales bacterium includes these proteins:
- a CDS encoding RDD family protein has protein sequence MSEELDDFQIKPLTEGLGFHKKAVRLGEKVLKTGISQDNIKKSMPSVPPESFFDQGNSQSQREGLARPAKAREAMDQLVSSLNLGDEYMNKAAQTAGLGPLVTRNKVEISSTLPRYPAHDIFSTKPDVEPQSPAPSPSPAPASRKAPSRPVVTGHLPISPSVRVTEQVQTGVRRGAHDAKGGVLRPAAISLPSIILDFTVVVALSLVFLVSLLSVTQVEVLSVAFNLRSDGATQMSLSVLFVAIMQMYVVVSRSFFGRTLGEWTFDFQMGDDRQHRSGLYPLLVAWRSFLIVISGLVVLPLLSLLFHRDLTARLSGLQLYHRH, from the coding sequence ATGTCCGAAGAATTAGATGATTTTCAGATCAAGCCGCTAACTGAGGGTTTGGGTTTTCATAAGAAGGCTGTTCGTTTGGGAGAAAAGGTCTTAAAGACTGGCATTTCTCAGGATAATATAAAAAAATCAATGCCATCAGTTCCTCCTGAATCATTTTTTGACCAGGGAAACAGCCAGAGTCAAAGAGAAGGTCTCGCGCGTCCTGCGAAGGCGCGCGAAGCAATGGATCAATTGGTATCCAGCCTCAATCTTGGTGACGAGTACATGAATAAAGCGGCTCAAACGGCCGGACTGGGTCCCCTTGTAACGCGAAACAAGGTAGAAATATCATCAACGCTTCCGCGCTATCCCGCGCACGATATTTTTTCTACGAAGCCGGATGTTGAGCCTCAATCGCCCGCACCGTCGCCGTCCCCTGCTCCTGCATCGAGAAAAGCACCCAGTCGACCGGTGGTTACGGGTCATTTACCAATCTCTCCCAGTGTCAGAGTTACGGAGCAGGTCCAGACGGGAGTACGAAGAGGAGCCCACGATGCGAAAGGCGGGGTTTTGCGTCCAGCGGCCATTTCCCTTCCTTCAATCATCCTAGATTTCACCGTGGTTGTAGCCTTGAGTTTGGTATTTTTAGTGAGCTTGCTATCGGTCACGCAGGTTGAGGTTCTATCGGTGGCCTTTAACCTGCGCAGTGACGGAGCGACGCAGATGAGTCTGAGTGTTTTGTTTGTCGCGATCATGCAGATGTACGTCGTTGTATCACGAAGTTTCTTTGGGCGAACTCTTGGTGAGTGGACTTTTGATTTTCAGATGGGTGATGATCGACAACATCGTTCGGGTCTTTATCCCTTGCTCGTTGCTTGGCGCAGTTTTTTGATTGTAATTTCAGGATTGGTTGTACTTCCGCTGCTATCCTTACTTTTTCATCGCGATTTGACAGCACGACTGTCAGGGCTGCAGCTTTATCACCGCCACTAA
- the csrA gene encoding carbon storage regulator CsrA — MLVLTRKLGECIAIDDHIKIRVVQIKGKQVRLGIEAPKDTKIHREEVYQAIQDQNQESSTATSDSTRAVAKLLKP, encoded by the coding sequence ATGTTGGTTCTGACTCGAAAACTAGGCGAATGTATTGCGATAGATGATCATATCAAAATCCGTGTCGTTCAGATCAAAGGCAAACAGGTGCGACTTGGGATTGAAGCACCCAAGGACACAAAAATTCACAGAGAAGAAGTCTATCAAGCCATACAGGATCAAAATCAAGAGTCCTCGACCGCGACATCAGATAGCACTCGTGCCGTCGCAAAACTTCTAAAGCCCTAG
- the rfaE2 gene encoding D-glycero-beta-D-manno-heptose 1-phosphate adenylyltransferase, with product MGKILEEAALLRELSQLRKNKKVVFTNGCFDLLHVGHIRYLQEAKSLGDILVLGLNSDVSVRNLKGESRPIQNELDRGEILAALACVDYVIVFSEETPLRLIEAVCPDILVKGGDWPLDKIVGAEMVWKRGGEVRTLQFVSGRSTSSIMEKILQLG from the coding sequence ATGGGAAAGATTTTAGAGGAAGCGGCTTTATTGCGCGAACTTTCTCAATTGAGAAAAAATAAGAAAGTGGTATTTACAAACGGTTGTTTTGACCTCCTTCATGTCGGGCATATTCGTTATCTGCAGGAAGCCAAGTCTCTCGGAGATATATTGGTTTTGGGTCTCAATTCGGATGTGAGTGTCAGAAACTTGAAGGGTGAATCGCGTCCGATACAAAATGAACTGGATCGGGGAGAGATTCTTGCGGCCTTAGCCTGCGTTGATTACGTGATTGTTTTTTCAGAAGAAACGCCTTTGCGCCTGATCGAGGCTGTGTGTCCTGATATATTAGTCAAAGGTGGTGATTGGCCCCTTGATAAAATCGTCGGGGCAGAGATGGTCTGGAAGCGAGGAGGCGAGGTGCGTACTCTTCAATTTGTTTCAGGCCGATCGACCAGTTCTATAATGGAAAAAATTCTACAACTGGGCTGA
- a CDS encoding 50S ribosomal protein L11 methyltransferase — MISYFVLELKGVLSSQEDVLTDLCFSFGASGISENLQFRQESLRYEPETVSTAYHDLEVYFPLKPDENLLLEISRQFPNLAWKIREEVEKDWLEEWKKGFEPFCLAGDVWIVPSWSLPPSEALKKILLDPGMAFGTGTHATTQLAACFLANINLEAKTVLDVGTGTGILAMASALWGAKQVGATEIDIQARAVATENIKLNKIDTIEIYDEQIERVTGSFDVVVANIIDGVLVDLRGALMERVAIGGDLILSGILLEREEEFVREFEWEEFHFIQRARLERDEWVGFHLSRVLQ; from the coding sequence GTGATCTCCTATTTCGTTTTAGAGCTTAAAGGGGTTTTGAGCAGTCAAGAAGATGTTCTTACGGATTTGTGTTTTTCGTTTGGCGCCAGTGGCATCAGTGAAAATCTGCAATTTCGGCAAGAATCTCTTCGCTACGAACCCGAAACAGTGTCAACGGCTTATCATGATCTTGAGGTTTATTTTCCTTTAAAACCGGACGAGAATCTCTTGTTAGAAATCTCTCGGCAGTTTCCAAACCTGGCGTGGAAAATTCGAGAGGAAGTGGAGAAAGATTGGCTAGAGGAGTGGAAAAAGGGTTTTGAGCCTTTTTGTTTGGCCGGAGATGTTTGGATCGTGCCGAGCTGGAGCCTGCCTCCTTCAGAAGCTTTAAAAAAAATATTACTTGATCCCGGCATGGCCTTCGGAACAGGCACTCACGCGACGACCCAGCTGGCTGCCTGTTTTTTAGCAAACATTAACCTTGAAGCAAAAACTGTTCTGGACGTGGGCACAGGGACGGGCATTTTGGCCATGGCTTCAGCCTTGTGGGGAGCAAAGCAAGTTGGAGCCACCGAAATCGATATTCAGGCGCGCGCTGTAGCCACGGAAAACATTAAACTGAACAAGATTGATACAATTGAAATCTATGACGAACAAATCGAGAGAGTAACGGGATCCTTCGATGTTGTCGTGGCCAATATTATCGATGGAGTTCTTGTTGATCTTCGCGGGGCCCTTATGGAGCGAGTGGCTATCGGAGGAGATCTTATACTGAGTGGGATTCTTTTGGAAAGAGAAGAGGAATTTGTTCGTGAATTTGAATGGGAAGAATTTCATTTTATTCAGAGAGCTCGATTAGAAAGGGATGAGTGGGTGGGGTTCCACCTCTCGCGGGTTTTGCAGTGA
- the flgK gene encoding flagellar hook-associated protein FlgK, translating to MSRIWGMMDVGKRSLMNSQTALQTVSHNVANKSTEGYSRQRVEVQSNVPIGNGKLRIGMGARATSVTRTNNSYLERQVEKQGNSLGFAEGRMESLARVEQVYNEQVNKGLNKFMAEFFNSFRELSNNPEGLAARTLVKESADFLTKDFSRVHDQITSIQKDIDFQITSHVVEINGLTKEIADLSDKIQMVELNEVPANDERDRRDLLIKKLSGLVNIRYAEGEDGQMAITAGNSAVLVSGNSYREFFVASTPGREGKREGNVDIFYRPTETGTPVNVTKQLNGGKIGGLLDVRDKVANGLLKKMDHMAYTLAEEVNKAHIEGYDRYNKKGQVFFELPKSEQEAAKNIRVSESVLQDVGRISAAAQPDAPGDNRIANVLSSLQYKPVFGGVDSLDNFYSSVVGELGVQMARANSEHESQKDIVKQLKNIRESISGVSLDEETAKMIEFQKSFDASARLIRTADEMMDTVLNLKRL from the coding sequence ATGTCACGAATCTGGGGGATGATGGATGTGGGCAAGCGCTCTCTGATGAACAGTCAGACGGCACTGCAAACTGTCTCCCATAACGTCGCAAATAAATCCACAGAAGGGTACTCCCGTCAGCGGGTTGAAGTGCAGTCGAACGTTCCCATTGGAAATGGAAAGCTTCGAATCGGTATGGGGGCGAGAGCCACGTCCGTCACCAGAACAAACAATTCATATCTCGAGCGTCAGGTCGAGAAGCAAGGAAACAGTTTAGGGTTTGCGGAGGGCCGAATGGAGTCCTTAGCACGAGTTGAACAGGTCTACAATGAGCAAGTAAATAAGGGATTAAATAAATTCATGGCGGAGTTTTTTAATTCCTTTCGTGAGCTTTCTAATAATCCTGAGGGATTGGCAGCACGCACATTGGTGAAAGAATCGGCTGATTTTTTGACTAAGGATTTTTCACGAGTTCACGATCAGATCACGAGCATTCAAAAAGATATCGATTTCCAGATTACTTCTCACGTTGTCGAAATAAATGGCCTCACGAAGGAAATTGCTGATCTTAGCGATAAAATTCAAATGGTGGAATTAAATGAGGTTCCTGCAAATGATGAGAGAGATCGACGCGATCTCTTGATTAAGAAGTTAAGTGGGCTTGTCAATATCCGATATGCTGAGGGTGAAGACGGACAAATGGCGATCACGGCGGGAAATAGCGCTGTTCTCGTCTCCGGAAATAGTTATCGTGAATTTTTTGTCGCCTCAACGCCTGGTCGCGAGGGGAAGAGAGAGGGTAACGTCGATATCTTTTATCGCCCAACAGAAACGGGAACCCCGGTCAATGTGACCAAACAATTAAATGGTGGGAAGATAGGCGGACTGCTTGATGTTCGGGATAAAGTCGCCAATGGATTACTAAAAAAAATGGATCATATGGCTTATACCTTGGCTGAAGAGGTGAACAAAGCTCACATCGAGGGATACGATCGTTACAATAAGAAGGGGCAGGTTTTTTTTGAACTGCCTAAATCTGAGCAAGAGGCTGCAAAAAATATAAGAGTGTCTGAATCGGTCTTGCAAGATGTGGGGCGGATTTCAGCGGCTGCGCAACCCGATGCGCCTGGAGATAACCGAATTGCAAATGTTCTCTCTTCCCTTCAATACAAGCCAGTTTTCGGAGGGGTTGATAGCCTAGATAATTTTTACAGCTCGGTGGTGGGTGAACTCGGTGTGCAAATGGCTCGAGCGAATTCTGAGCACGAGTCTCAAAAGGATATCGTTAAGCAGCTAAAGAATATCAGGGAGAGTATCAGCGGAGTGAGTCTCGATGAAGAAACCGCAAAGATGATTGAGTTTCAAAAGTCATTCGATGCTTCGGCTCGGCTCATTCGGACTGCGGATGAAATGATGGACACAGTCTTAAACCTAAAACGCCTTTAA
- a CDS encoding flagellar assembly protein FliW, protein MRIQTSRFGVVEITEQDVIDFPEGLLGFNDYRKFVLLDDPNDEIFAWLQSCEEPGLAFPVLEPELFVSHYVYKLSKYDLEVLQLKSTEGTRSFAIITIPEDPTQMTANLKAPLIINVAARIGRQSVMQDSTLAIKEPIFAKLQQRVYQNPSLSIKSQALDWGVAVRLPDPKSILQPEA, encoded by the coding sequence ATGAGGATTCAAACCTCTAGGTTTGGTGTGGTTGAAATAACCGAACAAGACGTCATTGATTTTCCTGAAGGCCTTTTGGGTTTTAATGATTATCGAAAATTTGTCCTGTTGGATGACCCTAATGATGAAATATTTGCTTGGCTGCAGAGTTGTGAAGAGCCTGGCCTAGCCTTTCCTGTACTGGAACCAGAACTTTTTGTCAGTCACTATGTCTACAAGCTCTCCAAGTACGATTTGGAAGTTTTACAGCTCAAATCGACGGAAGGAACGAGAAGTTTTGCGATTATCACTATTCCAGAAGATCCAACTCAAATGACCGCTAACCTTAAGGCGCCTTTGATTATTAACGTGGCCGCACGCATTGGACGTCAATCGGTTATGCAAGATAGTACTTTGGCAATCAAGGAGCCAATTTTTGCGAAGCTTCAGCAGCGAGTTTATCAAAATCCTTCTCTTTCGATAAAGAGCCAGGCACTTGATTGGGGTGTGGCCGTGCGCCTACCTGATCCGAAATCTATCCTTCAGCCGGAAGCCTGA
- a CDS encoding OmpA family protein, with amino-acid sequence MNKKHLLGLCACLLASLNLATILGCADAGKNTGVGAAVGAAAGAAVGAIIGHQSGNRNKGALVGAALGGTIGGAHGHKLDKQAKELEKVAETKRTEQGILTKLKGDILFPTGSAELKAGALENVAKISDILKKYPENRITVVGHTDSTGRKQTNAILSEQRAQAVKIQMAKSGVPDSSMTVSGMGDSQPVAPNTSDAGRAQNRRVELIITMPEDPAQR; translated from the coding sequence ATGAATAAAAAACATTTGCTTGGCCTTTGTGCTTGTTTGCTGGCGAGTCTTAATTTAGCAACGATCCTTGGTTGCGCAGATGCGGGCAAAAATACGGGAGTTGGAGCCGCAGTTGGAGCCGCTGCGGGTGCGGCGGTCGGAGCTATCATTGGCCATCAGTCTGGAAACAGAAACAAGGGAGCTTTGGTTGGAGCTGCTTTGGGCGGTACAATTGGTGGTGCCCATGGACACAAACTCGACAAACAAGCCAAGGAACTAGAAAAAGTCGCGGAAACCAAGCGAACCGAGCAAGGCATTTTGACCAAATTGAAGGGCGATATTTTGTTTCCGACTGGCTCGGCTGAGCTCAAAGCGGGTGCCTTAGAAAATGTAGCGAAGATTTCAGATATTCTAAAAAAGTACCCAGAAAACCGAATCACAGTCGTTGGCCATACTGATAGCACGGGCAGAAAGCAAACCAATGCCATACTGTCCGAACAAAGGGCTCAAGCTGTGAAGATCCAAATGGCAAAAAGTGGAGTGCCCGACAGCTCAATGACGGTTTCGGGAATGGGAGACTCACAACCTGTCGCTCCTAATACCAGCGATGCAGGCAGAGCCCAAAATCGAAGGGTTGAACTCATTATCACTATGCCTGAAGACCCGGCTCAAAGGTAA
- the meaB gene encoding methylmalonyl Co-A mutase-associated GTPase MeaB, giving the protein MAKNRRFRDLARLLTLLEQTGSRSLSNPQLLRPPNTALRVGITGPPGAGKSTLVAELIREWRRLGSTVGVLAVDPSSPFSGGAILGDRIRYSEHFNDEGVFIRSLGTRGSLGGLCASSYLMLRAYDLWGFDVVLVETVGVGQTEFDILHVADIVSLVLVPESGDSVQAMKAGLMEIADVFVINKADRPGADSLAQEIQFYFDEKGGQKEGQRLYKTVATERKGTLELAEGLQILGKGRNTQESRLNPQRLRHEALSLLRGSWERSFRVAIEEIKTPEEMQSLVLSSEKSFPKKE; this is encoded by the coding sequence ATGGCAAAAAACCGTAGATTTCGCGACTTGGCGAGGCTTTTGACATTACTTGAGCAGACAGGTTCCCGGTCTCTGTCCAATCCTCAATTGTTGAGGCCTCCAAATACGGCATTGAGAGTCGGAATAACGGGTCCACCGGGTGCAGGAAAATCCACTCTAGTGGCAGAGCTGATTCGAGAGTGGAGACGGCTAGGAAGCACAGTTGGGGTTTTGGCTGTGGATCCTTCGAGTCCTTTTTCTGGTGGGGCCATTCTGGGTGACCGGATCAGGTATTCAGAACACTTCAATGATGAGGGAGTGTTTATTCGGTCATTGGGTACTCGTGGAAGTCTAGGCGGGCTTTGCGCCTCTTCTTATCTGATGTTGCGGGCATATGATTTGTGGGGTTTTGATGTCGTACTCGTTGAGACGGTGGGAGTGGGGCAAACTGAATTTGATATTCTTCATGTGGCCGATATAGTGAGTCTTGTTTTGGTGCCAGAATCAGGAGATTCGGTACAGGCGATGAAGGCTGGCTTGATGGAGATTGCGGACGTTTTTGTAATTAACAAAGCCGATCGCCCTGGAGCTGACAGTCTCGCTCAAGAAATTCAGTTTTATTTTGATGAAAAAGGGGGGCAAAAAGAGGGTCAACGTCTGTATAAGACGGTTGCCACCGAAAGAAAGGGCACTTTGGAATTGGCAGAGGGGCTCCAGATTTTAGGAAAAGGAAGAAATACTCAGGAGTCTCGGCTTAACCCACAACGCCTCCGCCACGAAGCTCTTTCACTCTTGCGTGGGAGCTGGGAGAGATCATTTCGGGTGGCTATAGAGGAAATTAAAACTCCCGAAGAAATGCAGAGTTTGGTTTTATCTAGTGAAAAAAGCTTTCCCAAAAAGGAGTAA
- a CDS encoding 16S rRNA (uracil(1498)-N(3))-methyltransferase, whose product MRRYWFDLEDLKDNEIHLHGEVFHHVIVVCRQGVGSKFEMLTSGGKAYLVEVTKLKGKSAWAKILQERAIAPLARPHIHLAVSIPRFQVMDTIVEKAVELGVYEIHPFVSEYSFVRNVDERLRSRSTRWKKIVLGATQQSGRGDLMTVDGPVPLKELLSEYSKRCRAVGLFPFEGTAPQHVRQVLLPLRTQVIDEIWIFVGSEGGYSLAEVELFQSYGMHPTTLGSQVLRVETACLALISILKYEWDLMK is encoded by the coding sequence GTGAGACGCTATTGGTTTGATTTAGAGGATCTCAAAGATAATGAGATCCATCTGCATGGAGAGGTCTTTCATCATGTGATTGTCGTTTGCCGTCAGGGAGTCGGATCTAAATTTGAAATGCTGACCTCAGGAGGTAAGGCTTATTTGGTAGAGGTCACAAAGCTGAAGGGAAAATCAGCCTGGGCGAAGATTCTTCAGGAGCGCGCCATTGCTCCTCTCGCACGCCCTCACATTCATCTCGCCGTTTCGATTCCTCGATTTCAGGTTATGGATACGATCGTGGAAAAGGCGGTTGAGTTGGGGGTCTATGAAATTCATCCTTTCGTTTCTGAATATAGTTTTGTTAGGAATGTGGATGAGCGCCTAAGGAGCCGGTCTACACGGTGGAAGAAAATTGTTTTAGGGGCGACCCAACAGAGCGGGCGCGGGGACTTGATGACTGTGGATGGACCCGTCCCACTCAAAGAATTGTTGAGTGAATATAGCAAAAGATGCCGGGCGGTGGGTTTATTCCCTTTTGAGGGAACGGCTCCGCAGCATGTGCGTCAGGTTCTTTTGCCTCTGAGAACCCAAGTCATAGATGAAATTTGGATCTTTGTTGGCAGCGAGGGAGGGTATTCACTTGCTGAGGTGGAATTGTTTCAATCCTACGGGATGCACCCAACAACTTTGGGTAGTCAAGTTCTACGAGTGGAAACGGCTTGCTTGGCTTTGATCAGCATTTTAAAGTATGAATGGGATTTGATGAAGTGA